In Psychrobacter immobilis, one genomic interval encodes:
- a CDS encoding DUF4377 domain-containing protein — translation MKKLALAALMTTFALSGCSTMGMDNERTMVVEGQPMNVKVINIPSFEVEIAPRKAVCDLTTANGTKVESECLQYRQTYQKNYTTLNGNIQGFTYEPNYR, via the coding sequence ATGAAAAAATTAGCACTTGCTGCGTTGATGACTACTTTTGCCCTGTCAGGTTGTTCTACTATGGGTATGGATAATGAGCGTACGATGGTCGTTGAAGGCCAACCTATGAATGTTAAAGTGATTAACATTCCAAGTTTTGAAGTAGAGATTGCCCCACGTAAAGCGGTTTGTGACCTGACCACCGCTAATGGCACCAAAGTTGAATCAGAGTGCTTACAGTATCGTCAAACTTATCAGAAAAACTATACTACTTTGAATGGTAACATACAAGGTTTCACTTATGAGCCAAACTATCGCT